The following proteins are encoded in a genomic region of Nerophis lumbriciformis linkage group LG23, RoL_Nlum_v2.1, whole genome shotgun sequence:
- the pou3f3b gene encoding POU domain, class 3, transcription factor 3-B encodes MATAASNPYLASNSILSSGSIVHSDSGGGGMQPGSAAVTSGSGGYRGDPSIKMVQSDFMQGAMAASNGGHMLSHAHQWVTSLPHAAAAAAAAAVAAAEAASPWSSSPVGMSASPQQQDVKNAARDDLHTGTALHHRAPHLAHQTHAWGSTTAAHMNSISGGQQQQQQQQQSLLYSQPGFTVNGMLSPGSQSLVHPSLVRNDTPDLDHGSHHHHHHQHHSHHQHHGGSHDPHSDDDTPTSDDLEQFAKQFKQRRIKLGFTQADVGLALGTLYGNVFSQTTICRFEALQLSFKNMCKLKPLLNKWLEEADSTTGSPTSIDKIAAQGRKRKKRTSIEVSVKGALESHFLKCPKPSAQEISGLADNLQLEKEVVRVWFCNRRQKEKRMTPPGVAQTPEDVYSQVGNGHFLVDYLKDASEASDQRVTTTSSFHQVILAH; translated from the exons ATGGCCACCGCGGCGTCCAATCCTTATCTGGCCAGCAATAGCATCTTATCGTCCGGCTCCATCGTGCACTCGGACTCGGGAGGAGGTGGCATGCAGCCGGGCAGCGCTGCTGTGACCTCGGGCTCGGGGGGCTACCGAGGCGACCCCTCCATTAAGATGGTGCAGAGTGACTTTATGCAAGGCGCCATGGCGGCGAGCAACGGGGGGCACATGCTGAGCCATGCCCACCAGTGGGTGACCTCGCTCCCgcacgccgccgccgccgcagCCGCCGCCGCCGTGGCCGCGGCCGAAGCCGCCTCGCCGTGGTCGTCGAGCCCGGTCGGCATGAGCGCCAGCCCGCAGCAGCAGGACGTGAAGAACGCCGCCAGGGACGACCTGCACACGGGCACCGCGCTGCACCACCGGGCGCCCCACCTGGCGCACCAGACTCACGCTTGGGGCAGCACCACGGCGGCGCATATGAACTCCATATCCGgtgggcagcagcagcagcagcagcagcagcagtcgCTCCTCTACTCCCAGCCGGGGTTCACCGTCAACGGCATGCTGAGCCCCGGGAGCCAAAGCCTGGTGCACCCGAGCTTGGTGCGCAACGACACGCCGGACCTGGACCACGGcagccaccaccaccaccaccaccagcacCACTCGCACCACCAGCACCACGGCGGCAGCCACGACCCGCACTCGGACGACGACACGCCGACCTCGGACGACCTGGAGCAGTTCGCCAAGCAGTTCAAGCAGCGGCGGATCAAGCTGGGCTTTACGCAGGCGGACGTGGGCCTGGCGCTGGGCACGCTCTACGGCAACGTCTTCTCCCAGACCACCATCTGCAGGTTCGAGGCCCTGCAGCTCAGCTTCAAGAACATGTGCAAGCTGAAGCCGCTGCTGAACAAGTGGCTGGAGGAGGCCGACTCGACCACCGGCAGCCCCACCAGCATCGACAAGATCGCCGCGCAGGGCCGCAAGCGCAAAAAGCGCACGTCCATCGAGGTGAGCGTCAAGGGCGCGCTGGAGAGCCACTTTCTCAAGTGTCCCAAGCCCTCCGCGCAGGAGATCAGCGGCCTGGCGGACAACCTGCAGCTGGAGAAGGAGGTGGTCCGGGTGTGGTTTTGCAATAGGAGGCAGAAGGAGAAGCGGATGACGCCGCCAGGAGTGGCGCAGACGCCGGAGGATGTGTACTCTCAGGTCGGCAAT GGGCATTTTTTAGTAGATTACTTAAAAGATGCGAGTGAGGCGAGCGACCAGAGGGTGACAACCACAAGTTCATTCCACCAGGTAATTTTGGCGCATTGA